The Treponema succinifaciens DSM 2489 region ACGTGAGCGCGGAAGAAGAAATAAAACGCATTGTTCCCGTTATAGAAAAAATCCGCAGAAAAAGCGATATTCCGATTTCGGTTGACACAAGAAAAAAATCCGTGATGCAGGCTGCGTTCAATTCTGGTGCGGACATTTTAAATGATATTTCAGCGTTGGAAGATGAGCCTGAACTGGCTTTTTTTGCCGCGGAAAAGAAAATTCCTGTGATTTTGATGCATAAACGTGGAATTCCTTCTACGATGCAGGCGGACACGGAATACAAAAATATTTTCAATGAAGTCAGTTCGTATCTTGAGCAAAGGGCGGAATTTGCCATAAAAAACGGAATTGAAAAAGAAAAAATAATTGTAGATCCTGGAATTGGATTTGGAAAAAATCTTGAAGGAAATTTGAATCTTATTTCAAACTGCGGCTCTCTTTGCGGCGGAAAATTTCCTGTGCTTATGGCTCTTTCAAGAAAATCCTGCATAGGTCAGGTTACGGGGAGGAAAGTTCAAGACAGGCTTTTTGGAACTCTTGCCGCTGATTTGATTTCAGTTTTAAAAGGAGCTTTTATGGTTCGCGTGCATGATATTGCTCCTTGTAAAGATACACTTGCTGTGTTAAAATCGCTTTTAAAGTATGAATCAGTTTGAAACTTTAATAAAAATATATGATTTTATCAGGCCTGTGCTTGATATAGGAATTATTACATTTCTTCTGTACAAGGCTTACCAGCTTATAACAAAAACCAATGCGATTCAACTTATAAGGGCTGCGGTTGTTGTTGTTCTTTCTTATGCGGTTGCAGTTATTCTTCAGCTTAGAACTTTGCTTTGGATTTTTTCGGTGATTGCTCCTGGACTTATGATGGCTTTTGCGATTGTTTTTCAGCCGGAATTAAGAAAAGTTTTCCTTAAGCTTGGACAGGCTGAATGGTTTACTTTCGGAAGCAGAGCAAAGCATTCTTATGTGGATTCTGTTCTTATTGCCGCTGAAATGCTTTCAAAGCAGAAGCGCGGAATGCTTGCTGTTTTTATGCGGCGCACAAAACTTGATAATATTCTTTCCACAGGAACAAGACTTAATGCAGACCTTTCTTCAAGTTTGCTTGTAACGATTTTCGGGCATAATACGCCTTTGCATGACGGAGCTTGTTTTATTCAGGGCGGGAAAATTCTTGCGGCGGGTTGTTTTCTTCCGGTGAGTGAGCAGTATGACATAAAAAAGACTTTTGGAACGCGTCATAGGGCGGCTTTGGGACTTTGCGAGGTAAGCGACTGCGTTGTGCTTGTTGTAAGTGAAGAAACCGGCGCGTACAGTCTTGCTTATGACTCAAAACTTCATTATGACCTTACAATGGATCAGGTTACAAGAATTCTTGAACGTCAGCTGGATATTACTCCAGATCAGCAGATTATAGAGGATACAATTGATGAGCATAAACCAATTACTGGCAAAGATAACTAAAAACTGGCCTGTAAAAGCAATCTGCTTTGTTCTGGCTGCGATGATTTATTTCTTTCATCAGATTTCACTTCTTGATGTAAAAACTTTTTCTGTGCCTCTTGAAGTCCGGGCTGAAGGAAACATGATTCCTGTTTCCGGGCTTGAGCAGGTAAAATACATAAGGGTAAAAGTCAGAACAAAACGAGACCAGATTGCTTCTATAATGGAAAAGGATTTGACTGCGTTTATAGATGTTTCGTCCCAGACAAAAGAAGGTATTTACGATTTTCCTGTTTATGTTGATCTTGATGAAAAAATTGTGCAGCTTGATTTGGAGCCGCTTGAAATTTACAATCAGCCTGACAATGTGAAGATTCAGATTCAAAAGAAAACAACAAAAGCAGTTCCTCTTTATGCCTCTGTTTTGGGAAAGCCTGCGCATGGATACAAGGCGCTGTCTGCTGAACTTGAGCCTTCATTTGTAACTTTGTGCGGACCTGCGTCGATGCTGGATTCAATAAATAAGATGCCGGTTGGAGCTGTTTCGGTTGAAGGTGCGGAGGGAAGCATTTCAAAAATTGTAAGTCCTGTAAATACAAATTCATATATTTCAATTCTTGGAGAAAAAAATTCTATTAGAGTTTCTGTTCCGATTGTGATTGAAGGAACTGCAAAAGAATTCAAGAATGTTCCTGTTGTGCTTGTAAATCTTTCGCAAAGCCTTGCAGTTTCTGGAGACGCTGTTGAAATTGATTTTTCTGTGGAAGGAAATTTGCTTGATATTGAAAAAGTTTCCCCGGCAAACTTTAATGTTTTTGCCGACTGCGCTTTTATTACGGAGCCTGGAATTTATGAAGTACCGGTTCAAATTGACGCTCCTGGAAATCTGACTATTACTTCGCAAAGTTTCAGCGTTTTTGTTCTGAACGTTGTAAAATCAGAACAGGAAGAAGAAATTCCTATAGAAGAGCCGGAGCCTGAAAAAAAATCAACAAGCTCAGTTTTTAAAGTTCCGGTTTTGTCATAAAGGTTTGCATGATTTTTGGTGTTGGCTGCGATATAGCAAAAGTTTCTCGGTTTGAAAAATGGGTTTTATCCAAAGATATGATAAGCCGGTTTTACAACGAAAATGAGCATGTTTCAGAAAATGCAGGACTTCAGCGTAAATGCGAATTTTATGCGAGTCGTTTTGCAGCAAAAGAAGCGTTTTCAAAGGCGCTTGGAACTGGAATTCGCGGATTTAATTTGAATGAAGTTTTTATTTCAAAAGAC contains the following coding sequences:
- the folP gene encoding dihydropteroate synthase; the protein is MKTLNLASRKISTDFPAFVMGIVNCTPDSFFSGSRGGAERAFELIGEGADILDLGGESTRPGSDYVSAEEEIKRIVPVIEKIRRKSDIPISVDTRKKSVMQAAFNSGADILNDISALEDEPELAFFAAEKKIPVILMHKRGIPSTMQADTEYKNIFNEVSSYLEQRAEFAIKNGIEKEKIIVDPGIGFGKNLEGNLNLISNCGSLCGGKFPVLMALSRKSCIGQVTGRKVQDRLFGTLAADLISVLKGAFMVRVHDIAPCKDTLAVLKSLLKYESV
- the cdaA gene encoding diadenylate cyclase CdaA, with the translated sequence MNQFETLIKIYDFIRPVLDIGIITFLLYKAYQLITKTNAIQLIRAAVVVVLSYAVAVILQLRTLLWIFSVIAPGLMMAFAIVFQPELRKVFLKLGQAEWFTFGSRAKHSYVDSVLIAAEMLSKQKRGMLAVFMRRTKLDNILSTGTRLNADLSSSLLVTIFGHNTPLHDGACFIQGGKILAAGCFLPVSEQYDIKKTFGTRHRAALGLCEVSDCVVLVVSEETGAYSLAYDSKLHYDLTMDQVTRILERQLDITPDQQIIEDTIDEHKPITGKDN
- a CDS encoding CdaR family protein, encoding MSINQLLAKITKNWPVKAICFVLAAMIYFFHQISLLDVKTFSVPLEVRAEGNMIPVSGLEQVKYIRVKVRTKRDQIASIMEKDLTAFIDVSSQTKEGIYDFPVYVDLDEKIVQLDLEPLEIYNQPDNVKIQIQKKTTKAVPLYASVLGKPAHGYKALSAELEPSFVTLCGPASMLDSINKMPVGAVSVEGAEGSISKIVSPVNTNSYISILGEKNSIRVSVPIVIEGTAKEFKNVPVVLVNLSQSLAVSGDAVEIDFSVEGNLLDIEKVSPANFNVFADCAFITEPGIYEVPVQIDAPGNLTITSQSFSVFVLNVVKSEQEEEIPIEEPEPEKKSTSSVFKVPVLS
- the acpS gene encoding holo-ACP synthase → MIFGVGCDIAKVSRFEKWVLSKDMISRFYNENEHVSENAGLQRKCEFYASRFAAKEAFSKALGTGIRGFNLNEVFISKDDNEKPEIKVLGNAKKMLEEKCGEKYKIHVSLSHEKEYALAFVVIEIIA